A portion of the Bacillus thuringiensis genome contains these proteins:
- a CDS encoding sensor histidine kinase gives MAPLNWNQLWKKDMSLLIILMVVVPIAGELNFHPFNDTFRVSFGTPLFFFLLLFLRRVPAGVAGILVGISVVLFRVCLDWIMQGSFYMTESFYLRYPVFFYYFIYGSLFSLCRVNKFHQKPIIIGCLGISIEIVASMSELAFYHMLVLGTTITISEVNKLIIIAIFRSFFALGFLNMMNLYETKLKESQVRKENENMLMHLSNLYVESVHLKKTLQNAELITQEAYQLYRNLQVSADSNSKTALKIAGEVHEIKKDNQRIFAGLSKLLLDKNVAEYVEGHELAEMIVRINEKYAEMLEKDIRFSKHIEGEHAAYHVYTVLSIFNNLVANAVEAIEDKGFVIIKLYKRNQHIFFEVIDDGPGITQKYKKLVFKPGFTSKYDQTGTPSTGIGLSYINEMVTELGGEVKLEDRENKRGCKFIVCLPEDSLKREGE, from the coding sequence GTGGCACCTTTGAATTGGAATCAATTATGGAAGAAAGATATGTCCCTTTTAATTATATTAATGGTCGTTGTTCCGATTGCTGGGGAGCTGAACTTTCATCCCTTTAATGATACGTTTCGAGTTAGCTTCGGTACACCGCTATTCTTCTTTTTATTATTATTTTTAAGAAGAGTACCAGCAGGAGTTGCAGGTATTCTTGTTGGTATATCTGTAGTCTTATTCCGAGTATGTCTTGACTGGATTATGCAAGGTTCATTTTATATGACAGAATCATTTTATTTGCGTTATCCTGTGTTCTTCTATTATTTTATTTATGGCAGTCTTTTTTCGCTTTGCAGGGTAAATAAGTTCCATCAGAAACCAATCATTATTGGATGCCTTGGAATTTCAATTGAAATTGTTGCAAGTATGTCAGAACTTGCGTTTTATCACATGTTAGTACTCGGTACAACAATAACGATTTCTGAAGTAAATAAACTTATTATTATTGCTATTTTTCGTAGTTTCTTTGCACTTGGTTTTTTAAATATGATGAATTTATATGAAACGAAATTAAAAGAATCGCAAGTTCGAAAAGAAAATGAAAATATGTTAATGCATCTTTCTAATTTATATGTGGAATCTGTTCATTTGAAAAAGACGTTACAAAATGCGGAGTTAATTACACAAGAAGCATATCAACTATATCGAAATTTACAAGTAAGCGCTGATTCAAATAGTAAAACAGCATTGAAAATAGCAGGGGAAGTGCATGAAATAAAAAAGGATAATCAAAGGATATTTGCAGGATTATCTAAACTGTTATTAGATAAAAATGTGGCTGAATATGTAGAAGGACATGAGTTAGCAGAGATGATTGTTAGAATAAATGAGAAGTATGCTGAAATGCTAGAAAAGGATATACGTTTTTCTAAACATATAGAAGGTGAGCATGCTGCATACCATGTGTATACAGTGCTATCAATTTTTAATAACTTAGTTGCGAATGCTGTTGAAGCAATTGAAGATAAAGGTTTCGTTATTATTAAGCTATATAAAAGAAATCAGCATATATTTTTTGAAGTAATTGACGATGGGCCTGGTATTACACAAAAGTATAAGAAATTAGTATTTAAGCCAGGATTTACTTCCAAGTATGATCAAACGGGAACACCGTCAACTGGTATTGGGCTTTCTTACATAAATGAAATGGTAACAGAGCTAGGCGGAGAAGTGAAATTAGAAGACCGAGAAAATAAAAGAGGATGTAAGTTTATCGTTTGTTTACCGGAGGATAGTTTAAAGCGGGAAGGGGAATAG
- a CDS encoding helix-turn-helix domain-containing protein has translation MSIGEQLKKLRESKGFSQEDVAKKIGVTRQAVYKWENDKSYPDIDNLILLSEMYNVTLDELIKGKQNIKEKIHIDEEDEDFEKENEFGFYIGFGLLIMSAFIDYEKVQVVVLGMALFMMVFYSDVKKVILNEYRSFFQGKERKDICDKK, from the coding sequence ATGAGCATAGGAGAACAGCTAAAAAAACTACGAGAATCAAAGGGGTTTTCGCAAGAGGATGTTGCTAAAAAGATTGGTGTGACAAGGCAAGCAGTATACAAATGGGAAAATGATAAAAGTTATCCTGATATTGATAATCTAATTTTACTAAGCGAAATGTACAATGTTACGCTTGATGAGTTAATAAAAGGGAAACAGAATATTAAAGAAAAAATACATATTGATGAAGAAGATGAGGATTTTGAAAAAGAGAATGAGTTTGGTTTTTATATTGGATTTGGTTTGTTAATTATGAGTGCGTTTATTGATTATGAAAAAGTACAGGTGGTTGTATTAGGAATGGCGTTATTCATGATGGTTTTTTACTCTGATGTTAAGAAAGTTATTTTGAATGAATATAGATCATTTTTTCAAGGGAAAGAGCGAAAAGATATATGTGATAAAAAGTGA
- a CDS encoding DoxX-like family protein, whose product MKRKQPIYVATKMKTKMEKLWGYTQEPDIHTEWDARFTEISYLEKKEGEPQKFLYKTKIGFGLEIAGEGESIGEIRKETGERISSLKFWTDNTLSLIQIGRGYWKYTPNKEYIHFETQYDYDTRFGRIGNVIDSYIFRPLLGWATAWSFDALKLWLEKGLHPRLLIRRTMTYWLVCFLFAFVWIYQGIVPKLLFTHSEEVKMLSVLIGSNENSVYILKIIGVLEIIFGVVWLLPLTKRKLFILHIIVLLVLTIAAGFTNIASFTGPFNPITLNILLMGLSIVGYINSFDLPSAKNCKRTRKG is encoded by the coding sequence ATGAAAAGGAAACAGCCTATTTATGTTGCGACAAAAATGAAAACGAAGATGGAAAAATTATGGGGATATACGCAAGAACCAGATATACATACAGAGTGGGATGCTCGCTTTACTGAAATTTCGTATTTAGAGAAAAAAGAAGGAGAACCACAGAAGTTTTTGTATAAAACAAAGATTGGATTTGGGCTTGAAATAGCTGGAGAAGGGGAATCAATAGGTGAAATAAGAAAAGAAACTGGTGAAAGAATTTCCTCTTTAAAATTTTGGACGGATAATACATTATCTCTTATTCAAATAGGACGTGGTTATTGGAAGTATACGCCGAATAAAGAATACATCCATTTTGAGACACAATATGATTATGATACAAGATTTGGTCGTATAGGAAATGTAATAGATTCCTATATTTTTCGTCCGTTATTAGGTTGGGCGACGGCTTGGAGTTTTGATGCCTTAAAATTATGGTTAGAAAAGGGGCTTCATCCTAGGTTACTAATTAGAAGAACAATGACGTATTGGCTCGTATGTTTTTTATTTGCTTTTGTATGGATATATCAAGGGATAGTGCCAAAACTACTGTTTACTCATTCAGAAGAAGTAAAGATGCTTTCTGTATTAATCGGTTCAAATGAAAATAGTGTATATATACTTAAAATAATTGGGGTGTTAGAAATAATTTTCGGTGTCGTATGGCTGTTGCCACTAACAAAACGAAAATTATTTATCCTGCATATTATTGTGTTATTGGTTCTAACGATAGCGGCAGGATTTACGAATATTGCAAGCTTTACAGGTCCGTTTAATCCGATTACATTAAATATTCTTCTAATGGGGTTATCAATTGTCGGTTATATAAATAGTTTCGATTTACCAAGCGCGAAAAATTGCAAGAGGACGAGAAAGGGATAA
- a CDS encoding DUF3934 domain-containing protein: MSKTKAKPKKGVGQGTGSKGWNRWQSSAKKKAAAKPYKSKGTKK; this comes from the coding sequence ATGAGTAAAACGAAAGCAAAACCGAAAAAAGGTGTAGGACAAGGTACAGGAAGTAAAGGATGGAACCGTTGGCAATCAAGTGCAAAGAAAAAGGCAGCTGCCAAACCATACAAAAGTAAAGGTACAAAGAAGTAA
- the asnA gene encoding aspartate--ammonia ligase, whose translation MYQSLMTVRETQIAIKEVKTFFEDQLAKRLELFRVSAPLFVTKKSGLNDHLNGVERPIEFDMLHSGEELEIVHSLAKWKRFALHEYGYEAGEGLYTNMNAIRRDEELDATHSIYVDQWDWEKIVQKEWRTVDYLQKTVQTIYGIFKDLEDHLFEKYPFLGKYLPEEIVFITSQELEDKYPELTPKDREHAIAKEHGAVFIIGIGDALRSGEKHDGRAADYDDWKLNGDILFWHPVLQSSFELSSMGIRVDSKSLDEQLTKTGEDFKREYDFHKGILEDVLPLTIGGGIGQSRMCMYFLRKAHIGEVQSSVWPDDLRAACKKENIHLF comes from the coding sequence ATGTATCAATCATTAATGACAGTAAGAGAGACTCAAATCGCAATTAAGGAAGTTAAAACATTTTTCGAGGACCAATTAGCAAAACGCCTTGAACTATTCCGCGTATCTGCACCATTATTCGTAACGAAAAAATCAGGATTAAACGATCACCTAAACGGTGTAGAACGCCCAATTGAATTTGATATGTTACATTCAGGAGAAGAATTAGAAATTGTTCATTCACTAGCGAAATGGAAACGATTTGCATTACATGAATACGGATACGAAGCTGGTGAAGGTTTATATACAAACATGAACGCGATTCGTCGTGATGAAGAACTTGATGCAACACATTCCATTTACGTTGACCAATGGGATTGGGAAAAAATCGTTCAAAAAGAATGGCGTACTGTCGATTACTTACAAAAAACAGTACAAACAATTTATGGAATATTCAAAGATTTAGAAGATCACTTATTTGAAAAATATCCGTTCCTTGGAAAGTATTTACCAGAAGAGATTGTTTTCATTACTTCTCAAGAACTAGAAGATAAATATCCAGAATTAACACCGAAAGATCGTGAACACGCAATTGCAAAAGAACACGGTGCAGTCTTTATTATCGGAATTGGTGATGCACTTCGTTCAGGTGAAAAGCATGACGGACGCGCGGCTGATTATGACGATTGGAAATTAAACGGTGATATTTTATTCTGGCACCCAGTACTACAATCTTCATTTGAATTATCATCAATGGGAATTCGTGTTGATAGTAAATCACTTGATGAGCAGTTAACGAAAACTGGTGAAGACTTCAAACGTGAGTATGATTTCCATAAAGGTATATTAGAAGACGTACTACCATTAACAATCGGCGGTGGCATTGGACAATCAAGAATGTGCATGTACTTCTTACGTAAAGCACATATCGGTGAAGTTCAATCTTCTGTATGGCCTGACGATTTACGTGCAGCTTGTAAAAAAGAAAACATTCATCTGTTTTAA
- a CDS encoding response regulator codes for MFYYIVDDDEVFRSMLSQIIEDGDLGEVIGEADDGAFIEADQLNFKKVDILFIDLLMPMRDGIETVRHIASTFTGKIIMISQVESKQLIGEAYTLGVEYYITKPLNKIEVVSVVRKVMERIRLERSIHDIQKSLNNVFQWETPQLRTESVQEGKKIGDLGRFLLSELGIAGENGSKDLLSMLEYLYGQEKAQAFEFGFPALKEIFHHITIRKLGDIALDADIDKEKKASEQRVRRAIYQSLNHLASLGLTDFSNPKFESYAPKFFDFTVVRKRMTEMTKDELAPSGHTRINTKKFIQVLYFEAKRLMEIE; via the coding sequence TTGTTTTATTATATCGTAGACGATGATGAAGTTTTTCGTTCGATGCTTTCGCAAATTATTGAAGATGGAGATCTTGGAGAAGTAATTGGTGAGGCGGATGACGGAGCTTTTATTGAAGCCGATCAACTAAATTTTAAAAAAGTAGATATTTTATTTATTGATTTGTTGATGCCGATGAGGGACGGAATTGAAACAGTTCGTCACATTGCATCAACTTTTACGGGGAAAATCATTATGATTTCTCAGGTGGAATCGAAGCAGCTTATAGGTGAGGCATATACACTTGGTGTAGAATATTATATTACAAAACCATTAAATAAAATCGAAGTTGTATCTGTTGTACGCAAAGTGATGGAGCGTATTAGATTGGAGCGTTCTATACATGATATTCAAAAATCATTGAATAACGTGTTTCAGTGGGAAACACCGCAATTGCGTACTGAATCAGTGCAAGAAGGAAAAAAGATAGGGGATTTAGGGCGCTTTTTACTATCAGAACTCGGTATTGCGGGAGAGAATGGAAGTAAAGATTTACTTAGTATGCTGGAATATTTATATGGTCAAGAAAAGGCACAGGCATTTGAGTTTGGCTTTCCTGCGTTAAAAGAAATTTTTCATCATATTACGATAAGGAAATTAGGGGATATAGCTTTAGATGCGGATATTGATAAAGAGAAAAAAGCGTCTGAACAAAGAGTACGTCGAGCTATTTATCAGTCGTTAAATCATTTGGCTTCTTTAGGATTAACAGACTTTTCAAATCCAAAATTTGAAAGCTATGCTCCAAAATTTTTCGATTTCACTGTAGTTAGAAAACGGATGACAGAAATGACGAAAGATGAACTCGCACCTTCTGGTCATACGCGAATTAATACGAAGAAGTTTATTCAAGTGTTGTATTTTGAGGCGAAGAGGTTGATGGAGATAGAGTGA
- a CDS encoding VOC family protein: MAKNKLLRMDNVSIVVESLDNAISFFEEIGLNLEGRATIEGEWAGRVTGLGSQCVEIAMMVTPDGHSRIELSRFLTPPTIADHRNAPVNALGYLRVMFTVQDIEEMVSRLTKHGAELVGKVIQYEDSYRLCYIRGVEGILIGLAEELSNK; this comes from the coding sequence ATGGCAAAAAACAAATTACTACGAATGGACAATGTCAGCATCGTTGTAGAATCCCTTGATAACGCAATCTCTTTCTTTGAGGAGATTGGCTTGAACCTCGAAGGGCGAGCCACTATCGAAGGTGAATGGGCTGGTCGCGTAACTGGACTCGGCTCTCAGTGCGTAGAGATTGCTATGATGGTCACTCCAGATGGCCACAGTCGAATTGAACTTTCGCGATTTCTCACCCCTCCTACTATAGCAGATCACCGAAATGCTCCTGTAAACGCCCTCGGTTATCTACGCGTCATGTTCACCGTTCAAGATATTGAAGAAATGGTATCCAGACTCACTAAGCATGGTGCAGAGCTCGTTGGCAAAGTAATTCAGTACGAGGACTCGTATCGTCTCTGCTACATTCGTGGAGTCGAAGGAATTTTAATCGGTTTAGCGGAAGAACTCAGTAATAAATAA
- a CDS encoding aspartate kinase encodes METIVQKFGGTSVGSVERIQHVANLIIEEYERGHSVVSVVSAMGKSTDELVALANVITENPSKREMDMLLSTGEQVTISLLTMALQAKGYHAISLTGWQAGITTESVHSSARITDIHTDRIQSYLAEGTIVIVAGFQGISVENEITTLGRGGSDTTAVALAAALKAKKCDIYTDVTGVYTTDPRVVKDAYKLDEISYDEMLELANLGAGVLHPRAVEFAKNHNVVLEVRSSMEQENGTIVKGECNMEQQSIVKGIAFEDNITRVTIKGLEQGSLSTVFSTLAAAHINVDIIIQSITNEGTVHLSFSIHSNDLRETLKVLEQNQETLHYESVEHENHLAKVSIVGSGMVSNPGVAANMFTTLKEEDIHIKMVSTSEIKVSVVIDRLHLVTGVEALHQSFMAKIEPLVQMS; translated from the coding sequence ATGGAAACAATTGTTCAAAAATTTGGTGGCACTTCTGTCGGAAGCGTCGAACGCATTCAACATGTAGCAAATTTAATCATTGAAGAATATGAACGAGGTCATAGCGTTGTCTCTGTCGTTTCAGCAATGGGAAAAAGCACGGATGAACTTGTCGCACTCGCTAACGTTATTACAGAAAATCCAAGTAAACGTGAAATGGATATGCTTCTATCTACAGGAGAACAAGTAACTATTTCATTATTAACAATGGCACTGCAAGCAAAAGGCTATCATGCAATTTCATTAACAGGGTGGCAAGCTGGTATTACGACAGAATCTGTACATAGTAGTGCACGGATTACTGACATTCATACAGATCGTATTCAATCTTATCTTGCTGAAGGCACGATTGTTATCGTAGCTGGTTTCCAAGGTATAAGTGTAGAAAATGAAATTACAACGCTTGGCCGTGGTGGTTCTGATACGACTGCTGTCGCACTAGCCGCTGCACTTAAAGCAAAAAAATGTGATATTTATACGGATGTGACAGGCGTATATACAACGGACCCACGAGTTGTAAAAGATGCTTACAAATTAGACGAAATTTCTTATGACGAAATGTTAGAGCTTGCAAATCTTGGTGCTGGCGTATTACACCCGCGAGCTGTTGAGTTTGCTAAAAATCATAACGTAGTTTTAGAAGTTCGCTCAAGTATGGAACAAGAAAACGGAACAATTGTAAAAGGAGAATGTAACATGGAACAACAATCAATCGTTAAAGGTATTGCATTTGAGGATAACATTACACGTGTCACAATTAAAGGACTAGAACAAGGATCGCTTTCAACAGTTTTCTCTACATTAGCAGCAGCACACATTAATGTAGATATCATCATTCAAAGTATTACAAATGAAGGAACTGTACATCTCTCCTTCTCCATTCACTCGAATGATTTAAGAGAAACTTTAAAAGTTTTGGAACAAAATCAAGAAACTCTTCACTACGAATCTGTAGAACATGAAAATCACTTAGCAAAAGTATCAATTGTAGGATCTGGCATGGTATCTAACCCTGGTGTCGCTGCAAATATGTTTACTACTTTAAAAGAAGAAGATATTCATATTAAAATGGTAAGTACATCAGAAATTAAAGTGTCTGTCGTTATTGACCGCCTTCATTTAGTAACAGGGGTTGAGGCGCTGCATCAATCATTTATGGCGAAAATTGAGCCTTTAGTGCAAATGAGCTAA
- a CDS encoding DEAD/DEAH box helicase — translation MSFTLNKSIIKEVCGETSYKRGEAYYKSNKVIINHYDENKEICEATVKGNEDFHVTVEKAKKGDVVAKCSCPSLASFQTYCQHVAAVLIQINYNQQTGGMSSASNRSDQLTSGMFQLFADKPLRPKSKQHRFDTREILDVEFICTPVATRSGGALLGIQLKLAKVYFINHIREFLSKVEKREFFHCSNEFTYTPDVHSFKQETDAIIQQLIKMYHNEKMYEDALEVHAKQDESMIFIPPASWKDMLSSLSKVEYVQLKQNEQLFQGLQVSKGLLPLHFEFTKGNNGGFTLHIDGLNRVQVMDMYNNALYDGKLYHLHIEDCMRLIELQKMMSRSNSNQFYIPESKMEHFVAKVVPGLMKLGTVHIDEVISDRVETPSLKAKLYLDRVKNRLLAGLEFHYGNVMINPLEEDGQPSVFNRDEKKEKEILDIMSESAFAKTEGGYFMHNEEAEYNFLYHVVPTLKGLVDIYATTAIKLRISKGDAVPLIRVRRKERIDWLSFRFDIKGIPEAEIKGVLAALEEKRKYYRLANGSFLSLESKEFNEINQFIKESGIRKEFLHGEEVNVPLIRSVKWMNGLHEGNVLSLDDSVQELVENIQNPKKLKFAVPNTLNAEMRKYQVYGFEWMKTLAHYRFGGILADDMGLGKTLQSIAFIDSVLTEIREKKLPILVVSPSSLVYNWFSELKKFAPHIRAVIADGNQAERRKILKDITEFDVVITSYPLLRRDIRLYARPFHTLFLDEAQAFKNPTTQTARAVKTIQAEYRFGLTGTPVENSLEELWSIFHVIFPELLPGRKEFGDLRREDIAKRVKPFVLRRLKGDVLNELPEKIEHLQSSELLPDQKSLYAAYLAKLREETLKHLDKDTLRKNKIRILAGLTRLRQICCHPALFVDDYKGSSAKFEQLLEILEECRSTGKRILIFSQFTKMLSIIGRELNRQAIPYFYLDGSTPAQERVELCDRFNEGEGDLFLISLKAGGTGLNLTGADTVILYDLWWNPAVEQQAADRAYRMGQKNTVQVIKLVAQGTIEEKMHELQESKKNLIAEVIEPGEEKLSSITEEEIRDILMI, via the coding sequence ATGAGTTTCACATTGAATAAATCGATTATTAAAGAAGTGTGCGGAGAGACCTCATATAAAAGAGGTGAAGCCTATTATAAATCAAATAAAGTGATAATAAATCATTATGATGAAAATAAAGAAATTTGCGAGGCGACAGTAAAAGGGAACGAGGATTTCCATGTTACAGTAGAAAAAGCTAAAAAGGGTGATGTTGTTGCGAAATGTAGTTGTCCTTCATTAGCGTCTTTTCAAACGTACTGTCAACATGTTGCAGCAGTATTAATACAAATAAACTATAATCAACAAACAGGTGGAATGAGTTCCGCTAGTAACAGAAGCGATCAATTGACAAGTGGTATGTTTCAGCTGTTTGCGGACAAACCACTGAGGCCAAAAAGTAAACAACACCGTTTTGATACACGTGAAATATTAGATGTTGAGTTTATATGTACACCAGTAGCTACGAGAAGTGGTGGGGCTCTACTTGGAATTCAATTGAAACTTGCCAAAGTGTATTTCATAAATCATATTAGAGAATTTCTTTCTAAGGTGGAGAAAAGAGAGTTTTTTCATTGTTCAAATGAATTTACATATACACCAGATGTACATAGTTTTAAACAAGAAACGGATGCAATTATTCAGCAGCTCATTAAAATGTATCATAACGAAAAAATGTATGAGGATGCGCTAGAAGTACATGCGAAACAAGATGAAAGTATGATATTTATACCACCAGCTTCATGGAAAGATATGCTCTCTTCACTTTCTAAAGTTGAATATGTACAGCTGAAACAAAATGAACAACTGTTTCAGGGATTACAAGTTTCAAAAGGTTTGTTGCCGTTACACTTTGAATTTACGAAGGGAAATAATGGCGGATTTACACTTCATATAGATGGTCTAAATCGTGTGCAAGTTATGGATATGTATAACAATGCACTTTATGATGGGAAATTATATCACTTACACATTGAAGATTGTATGCGACTTATTGAATTACAAAAGATGATGAGTCGCTCAAATAGTAATCAGTTTTATATTCCAGAAAGTAAGATGGAACATTTCGTCGCGAAAGTTGTACCAGGATTAATGAAACTCGGAACTGTACACATTGATGAAGTAATATCGGATCGTGTTGAAACACCTTCGCTAAAAGCGAAATTGTATTTAGACCGCGTGAAAAATCGCTTATTAGCAGGCCTTGAATTTCACTATGGGAACGTCATGATTAATCCGCTAGAAGAGGATGGACAGCCGTCTGTTTTTAATCGTGATGAGAAAAAAGAAAAAGAGATTTTAGACATTATGAGTGAAAGTGCCTTTGCAAAAACAGAAGGCGGTTACTTTATGCATAATGAAGAAGCTGAGTATAACTTTTTATATCACGTCGTGCCAACATTAAAAGGTTTAGTTGATATTTATGCGACGACAGCAATCAAATTGCGAATTAGTAAAGGGGATGCAGTTCCTCTTATTAGAGTGAGAAGAAAAGAAAGAATTGATTGGTTGTCATTTCGTTTTGATATAAAAGGAATACCAGAAGCAGAAATTAAAGGTGTATTAGCGGCTCTTGAAGAGAAACGTAAATATTATCGATTGGCGAACGGTTCGTTTTTGTCGCTAGAGAGTAAAGAGTTTAATGAAATTAATCAGTTTATAAAAGAATCAGGTATTCGGAAAGAATTTTTACATGGAGAAGAGGTAAATGTTCCGCTTATTCGGAGTGTAAAATGGATGAACGGACTTCATGAAGGTAATGTTTTAAGTTTGGATGATTCAGTTCAAGAGTTAGTAGAAAACATTCAAAACCCGAAAAAATTAAAGTTTGCTGTGCCAAATACTTTAAATGCAGAAATGAGAAAGTATCAAGTATACGGGTTCGAATGGATGAAAACACTTGCTCATTACCGTTTTGGCGGTATTTTAGCAGATGATATGGGACTTGGAAAAACGTTGCAAAGCATTGCTTTTATAGATTCTGTTTTGACTGAGATTCGAGAAAAGAAACTGCCAATATTAGTCGTTTCACCATCATCTCTTGTTTATAATTGGTTTAGTGAATTGAAAAAATTCGCCCCGCATATTAGAGCAGTTATTGCAGATGGAAACCAAGCAGAGCGCCGGAAAATTTTGAAAGATATAACGGAATTTGATGTCGTAATCACGTCATATCCATTACTGAGAAGAGATATAAGATTATATGCAAGACCATTTCATACACTATTTCTTGATGAAGCACAGGCGTTTAAAAACCCTACAACGCAAACGGCAAGAGCTGTGAAAACAATTCAAGCTGAATACCGTTTCGGACTAACTGGTACACCTGTAGAAAATTCATTAGAAGAGCTATGGTCTATCTTCCATGTCATCTTCCCGGAATTATTACCAGGAAGAAAAGAGTTCGGTGATTTAAGGCGTGAAGATATAGCGAAGCGAGTGAAACCATTCGTATTAAGACGATTAAAAGGGGACGTATTAAATGAGTTGCCAGAGAAAATAGAGCACTTACAATCATCGGAGTTATTACCCGATCAAAAGAGTCTCTATGCTGCTTATTTAGCGAAGTTAAGGGAAGAAACGTTAAAGCATTTAGACAAAGACACGTTACGTAAAAATAAAATTAGAATTTTAGCTGGTTTAACGAGATTGCGACAAATTTGTTGTCATCCCGCTTTATTTGTTGATGATTACAAAGGAAGTTCAGCTAAATTTGAACAATTGTTAGAGATTTTAGAGGAATGTAGAAGTACAGGGAAGAGAATATTAATTTTTTCTCAATTTACGAAGATGCTTTCCATTATTGGTCGTGAGTTAAATCGACAAGCAATTCCATACTTTTATTTAGACGGGAGTACACCAGCGCAGGAACGTGTAGAGCTGTGCGATCGGTTTAACGAAGGAGAAGGAGATCTATTTCTCATTTCTTTAAAAGCTGGTGGTACCGGACTTAATTTAACTGGTGCAGATACAGTAATATTATATGATTTATGGTGGAATCCAGCTGTTGAACAACAAGCGGCCGATAGGGCGTATCGAATGGGACAAAAAAATACAGTGCAAGTTATAAAGCTAGTAGCTCAGGGAACAATTGAGGAGAAAATGCATGAACTGCAAGAAAGTAAGAAAAATTTAATCGCTGAAGTGATTGAGCCGGGAGAAGAGAAATTGTCCTCAATCACAGAGGAAGAAATTCGAGATATTTTAATGATTTAA